From Plasmodium malariae genome assembly, chromosome: 4:
attattattattattattattattataaaatctTATCAATTCTCTTGAATATTTGAACTCCTCTAACTTATTTATCTTGTTATTTAAGATAATATCATCATAGTTTTTacatttgtttgtttgttttttttttttcatcatgcTGATACAATGTTTCATATTCCATTCATCCTTTGAAGCACAGTAATGAAGAGCAACACCATTGCTGTTACTTTTGCAAATTCTTCCGTCAGAACAGTTGTTAGGGGTGCACTTTAAATgctgcatatatttatagtttatatttttttttttaatagtaccatttttgccatttttatcatttttatctctttcataattattaccATCTTTACTGTTTATTCTATCACTACTATACTTGTTCGTGTATACCTTACTTTCGTCAACATGTgagttaataatttttaaatttgggGGTACTACATAGTTTTCCATTTAGACATAGGCAATGGGTCTTACAAGAGGAAAaagtattttaattattctttaattCGGAAAAATAAACGAGTAAAAGTAAAAGTGTGTGGACGTGGGGAAGTAAATATGTACGTAAATACATGCGTACACGAACAAGTGGACAAATAAGAAAACATGTAAATTCATACGAAAATATAACTGAATGGAAGAATTCTCATCGATGCGACACATAAACGGAAGCATATGTGATTAACAAACGAAGTAGGATTTGTAATTAGAAATGCCGCAATGTAACTGATCAAACGACTTCtgtacagaaaaaaaaaaataaataaaataaaacataataaaatagtaaaataataaaataaaaaaataaaaaaataataaaataataaaatcaaaaaataataaaataaaaaagtaagaaagtaaaaatataaaaatataaaaaaataataaaatccTTGATCTAAAAGGAAAATGTTTACTGTACTCAAAAATCGCTTCCTTAAAGCTCGTGAAATACTTCTTCAAGTTATTCTGTCCTTGATATATGCACTAACAACTAAGTAAAAATCCTTATTACTGAAGTGTgtttatatactttattctccttattcatttttctcaACCAGTTTTAGTATATTTTGCGAACGTACATGTAAactgtaaaataatatgtcaAAACATTTTCGAAAATTTACGCTcagttaataataatatatgaaactAATGGATGTATACAGTTTGAAGCGAAAGTACAAGgcataataaattaaaggtAGAGAATCTACAACAGGgagaaataattatagtacacatacatatatatacatatatatttagtcatgtatttatataaagaaaaaaagaaaaaaatatatataaaaaaaaattaaataacaaaaattacatatttttacgaaaaaaacaaacttttaacattttcataatataatagaaacaaaaaaattaattagaaTTTATACCTAATTTATagtatatacaaattatcTACAAAATAGAGTATAACCTTTTAATATGAAGCTGCAATACGAAAAAtcagaacaaaataaaaacattaatttggtgcaaaaagaagaaaacgGTGAAGCAACATATGCACCGTCAACAcattgaaaaagaaaagaaaaaaaaaaaaaaaatagcagcAGAGTCAACAGCAATATTTAATAACGCAAACATAAATAGTACAATAACGAAACAGTAACAACATCAatagcagtagcagtagcagtagcagtaaCACCAACTGTAACAGCAACAGTAACAGTTTCTATTTAATCGCTTTAAGCGTGAAACTTATATTTGTGAACATGCGCAAATTAGTtacatgtaattttttaacacaGTTTTTAACTTGTTTGGCAGAATTTTTAACGCAAATATAACCATaattttttgcaatttttagcaattttttgcaatttttaacaattttttgcaattttttgcaatttttagCAATTTTTAGCAATTTTTTGCAAATATTAGCAAATATTAGCAAATATTAACAATTGTTAAGcaaattttaacttttttaatacaaattttatgtacaggtcataatatttttaggatttgttcagaaaaaaaaaaaaaaaaaatatataaaataaggtaaaaaatgaagtaaaaaataaggtaaaaaataaggtaaaaaatgaagtaaaaaataaggtaaaaaataaggtaaaaaatgaagtaaaaaataaggtaaaaaatgaagtacaaaataaattaaaaattttacgcAAATAAAATAGCTTTTTCCATGTGCAACTTCAATTAAAGGGGGAGTTGTAAAAATTCGTAAGAGTACAaaagaaatgtaaaaatattcatatgtttatctatacatatatacatatgtttatatatttatgtatatatgcaaaatagTAGTTGCTAAAAATTCTACACTGTCATTTTTCCGAAAAGTTCTATATTTGTCTATGACTAATTATTTAAAGCTAACCTTTTCATGTAAAAACAACAGGATTATGctaataaacaaattttttaaataaacacCTGCACAATTAATACAAACAGCTAACTAAAATAAACagttatacataatatatatttacataaacatacatacccatatacgtataattacgtgtaaataaacatacatgtatgtataaataaatgggaaaaatatatatatatatatatatatatgtacattactagttcatgtatacatatgtacacattcTGCTGCCAGATGGCAACCTTCTCAATCTCGTTCTTATACGaaggaaaattttaatggACTTTCAGCATAATATTACTAAGATTTTCATTTACCATATttagtaatttatataattatttatatatttgtgtatttacacattttattttactttttattttttttgcaacatcattttgtaaaaaaaggaCATAAAATAAGAGTTAACAGAAAAAGGTGTAACTTGGTCATAAAAgggaaagaaaatattaaaataaatataatagaacttggaaaaataaaagggtacataaatatatatataagcatatatacatatatatatgtatatatgtatgtataaatattatttgacAAAATGcgtgcaaaaaaaataaattttataaaaatacaaaaaatgttaagtagcttttttattataaagtttggaattatatatatattttttttttttttatgaactttTCATAAATAAGCATGTTAAtgtgtttacatatatacacataaatatgcAAATTCTTCCGTGCTTCACTGTATGGGatactcattttttaaaattaaaaaatacctCTGCGAgattgcttttattttttgtaaatgttttgaattattctacattttaaaaacaaacaaatatatacatatatgtatatatatataatgaacggtaaaagaaataagaaataagGAAAGAAAATGATGGGGGGAGAGAGAGGGTATCAATTTTTCTTCGGGTTTGATGTCCTTCCAAAacatatcaaaaaaaaataaaataaattaaaataaaaatagagtaaaactaaacaaaacaaagcataacagaaacaaaataatataaatcaacacaaaataaaacaaaattgcTCCTTTCAGTTACagattaaaattatgaataaaatatccTTTTTCCGTTTTTAGTCTTAATTAATGTACCTTTTTATTCGAACATGCGTGTATTACTTGATGGGCAGTAATTGTTTCCTTGGTAGTTCCCATAAATTTTAAAGGAGTTAAGCTGAGTTTCCACAAAATATTTCCCCATAAAGTGGTACaaaattgtatatacatatatatgcgcaCAGTCCGTTACAAATGGACAAATGATTTGAAGcaatattaaacaaaaaagcaaaaaaaaaaaaaaaaaaattaacggAAAACACATTAACTTAAAAACATACCAGGGGATGTTAAAATGCgtgaaatttaaaaaaaaaagtcaagTCTCAAGTCCCACTACTTATATAGcatgataaataaataatagacAACGTACTTTTAACTTCCTGCATAGCAGTTGGATTGTTAATGGTTTTTAGTAAGCTTAAGCATTTTAAAACAAGATGTggattaatatttttaaatattaataatgactgtactttttttaacaaaacgACAAACGGTTCGTCAAATATcttgtattttaaaagaaaatgcaaacttaacattatatttttaatttctttcatGTCAACTCGTTGTATAAATTTGCTAATATGCGCAAGAATTTTTTCGTCAGCagttttattatcattacttACATTGTTGCTGCCAATATTTCCATTGCTACTACTACCACTTGTATTGcaaagaatttttaaaattatggaTAGACCCTTTTCTGTAAGTTTTATTTCTTCACAGTCATTTACTATTATATGGTTTAAAAGGGAACTGCCAACttcgttcattttttttacgttttcCGTTTTTTCTGCACAAAAATATAGAGctattaaagatatataatcCATATTgttcaatttattttctaataAGGTCCAAAAAAGgtttattaaaagaataaaatttccGTCAAACGATTTGCTATTACAGTAGGCATGAAACATAACAACTAACTCGTTTACAGAAAACGAAtttcttatttcttttattctaTCATAAATTAATTTCCATAAATATTCGTTCTTCATTCTTTTTCTGTTAATATCTTCACATGTATATGTTAATGCAGTATTGTTCATTTTTGAAACACGTCTAATATATGTATCTTCCATATTATAAACTTCCTCCGTATATTTTATGCGTTCATATTTTTGATGAACATGTGAAGAGTATTGGATCTTTCCACTGGCACTGTGTCCTATCCTCTTGCTTAATAACAAAGCCGAATTCAGGTAAAACGTTTTTGGTTTCTTCAACATGGTAACGTAAAAACGTGCAAAATGGAGAAGCGTAAAAAGATGAACAAGAATTGAGCGATAGCTGCAgagcttaaaaaaaaaaaaattaaataaaataaataacgaaataatGGAACAACGAAATAACTAAATAAACTTACATATAACAATAGCACTCACAACTTTATGAGAAATTTTTACTTACGTGCTTAACTTGGGTGCTCAAAATTtccacatacacatataaacacacatgcacatacatatacacccattttcttaattattgCAATTTTTAAACACATACGTGTTGAATAGaggaattttatttttattctctcTCCCCTCCTGTTTTAGATATTTGtgcattttaattaaaatttttttttcttttaatttgcAACGTATAAAACACTGCTATATGTGTAAAGGTGCATTCACAATTGATATGACGTTTCGCTTGGAGAACAGCTCTAATGTACTGTGTTTGTTTTACTTCTACACAAATTGTACAATATGCTACGCATGTAACGACTTTGTTTaaattgtataaaaattatctttttaattttccaaacattcttatattaaaataacccttctttttttcttttttttcttattttttgaagagtaaaaatttttcgaTTATGGTGCTCATAAGTAGAAGCTTCATTACTTATTTTGTGTCATATAATGAGAAACATCTCTCTCGCCAGTGCACGATCTTTTGCTGCCATCACTTGAAgcatgcgtatatatatatgcacatgaatatatatatatatgaatatatatgcacatgaatatatatatatatgaatatatatacatatgaacgTTCTCGTTTTAAGTTTGTTCCTATAGAATTATCATTTTAACTGCTTAATACAGCATAATACTTCCTAAAAATTAGgcaatttttatctttttctgcAAAATGGATGTATGTCATTAATGAGAAATACATGAACTGTTCAGGTAATTTctatatgtttaaaaaaaaaaaaaatatatatatatatttctcaccgcaggaatatttttttttttgaacatgCAAAAATTATCTGAACCgttcatgttttttttaaaatatagtcTGAGTGCCCAAGGAATTGTtataaatttagaaaaaaagggaaacaATAAAGGATTGGATAAagggataaaaaaaaaatatatatacttatctGTTACACGAGCAACTTTTGTACATCCACGCATCGCTCAACgtaaaaacgtaaaaaaatacatatatatatatatatctatatatataatatttattccgtataaatgttttcattttgtgCAACGCTCTCTCGCTCAAAGCAGAATGgcagttttatttttgcaagttttttcttaaatgataaagttaatgttttatattatgtaaattacCCTTTATTACatgtagtatatattttttgtggTCCCAAAACGTAAGGAGCATGCGTGAATGATACAtagttgtatatatatatatatatatatatatatatatatatatatatatatatatataaaaccattgtatattttttttttagttttgaatgaaaaacataacagtaaaatttaagaaaatattatattcccACTCTTAGTGTTCACAAAAATATGAGCATAACAGAGTAGGCGCGAAGATGTATCACAGAAGAGAAGAATAACACCGATCTTAGGAAAAGAAGCATTTTTATTGGTTCCCTTTCTTTGAAAAATAGggaaatagataaaaatatatatgtatgtatatatatatatgtatatttgcaTGTATTTCTCTTTAAAACATTTGGTTTGATGGCTTAAAAAGGACAGAACAAATGAaatgtaaaagtaaaaacaaaaaggtaTCATTCTGTGAACCAGTAGTAGCGCCAAATAGCGTAGAGAAGGAGAAAGGCGAATTTGACGAATATGTTTTGGACGAATGTAGGGATTCTTACATTTTAGGAGATGAAGAGTTAAAGAACCTTTTAGAAAATTTCAATCCGTTAGATTTTGgcattaaagaaaaattaagtgaaagtgaaaaaaaaatactcatCAAGGAGATTTATGGAAGGATACATGTGGACTGTCCTACTTCCGATGGGAAGAAAAAAGCTGCAAAAAAAAGCGATGGTAGCATTAAGGTGTTGGATGAAGAGTGCACTATGAAAAAAGGCGAAGCGGTAGAGAAAGATCAGTTAGGaggtaaaaatattaaaaaaaaagaatcagtagatgaaaaacaaaatgaaataaatagtgaaaaacaaaatgaaataaatagtgaaaaacaaaatgaaataaatagtgaaaaacaaaatggaacaaatagtgaaaaacaaaatggaacaaata
This genomic window contains:
- the PmUG01_04017800 gene encoding conserved Plasmodium protein, unknown function, which translates into the protein MLKKPKTFYLNSALLLSKRIGHSASGKIQYSSHVHQKYERIKYTEEVYNMEDTYIRRVSKMNNTALTYTCEDINRKRMKNEYLWKLIYDRIKEIRNSFSVNELVVMFHAYCNSKSFDGNFILLINLFWTLLENKLNNMDYISLIALYFCAEKTENVKKMNEVGSSLLNHIIVNDCEEIKLTEKGLSIILKILCNTSGSSSNGNIGSNNVSNDNKTADEKILAHISKFIQRVDMKEIKNIMLSLHFLLKYKIFDEPFVVLLKKVQSLLIFKNINPHLVLKCLSLLKTINNPTAMQEVKSTLSIIYLSCYISSGT